The Mucilaginibacter yixingensis genome window below encodes:
- a CDS encoding diacylglycerol kinase family protein — translation MKKLIRSFGYAFKGFGYAAATQLNFRIHVVAMLTACLLGYALHISAGEWMWVMLCVALVISAELINTAIEVLTDLVSPEYNAKAGHVKDAGAAAVLIIAIFALGVGLIIFLPKIIALIHAA, via the coding sequence ATGAAAAAACTCATCCGCAGTTTTGGTTATGCCTTTAAAGGCTTTGGGTACGCGGCGGCTACGCAACTTAACTTCAGAATCCATGTGGTGGCTATGCTGACGGCTTGCTTGCTGGGGTATGCCTTACACATTTCTGCCGGCGAGTGGATGTGGGTGATGTTGTGCGTGGCCTTGGTCATCTCGGCAGAACTGATTAATACCGCTATCGAAGTGCTGACCGACCTGGTATCACCTGAGTACAACGCCAAGGCCGGGCACGTAAAAGACGCGGGAGCCGCGGCTGTATTGATCATCGCCATTTTTGCGCTGGGTGTAGGGTTGATTATTTTTCTGCCGAAAATTATAGCGCTCATCCATGCTGCATAA
- the recO gene encoding DNA repair protein RecO: MLHKTRGIVFKVTDYGETSVIVQLYTEAFGLQSYIINGVNKPRAKVSRNMLQPLHLLSLVVYHKPNGGIQRISELKPLPVLQSIPYDVIKTSIALFLNEVLYKSVKQQTDDEALFNFIFYAIELLDNTDDNLANFHLVFLLRLSRHLGFYPDKNKPEGADYFDLKNGTFSRYKPESWLYLSPPHTQNFYDLLQLNFENLGNIRLKNDERRYLLDKLLEYYALHIEGFGHIRSHEVLEEILS, translated from the coding sequence ATGCTGCATAAAACCCGTGGCATCGTTTTTAAAGTGACCGATTATGGCGAGACCAGCGTAATTGTTCAGCTTTATACCGAGGCTTTCGGCTTGCAATCGTACATCATCAACGGGGTAAATAAGCCGCGTGCAAAGGTGAGTCGTAATATGTTGCAGCCGTTGCATCTGCTTAGCCTGGTGGTTTATCATAAGCCCAATGGCGGCATCCAGCGCATCTCTGAGCTGAAACCGCTGCCCGTGCTGCAAAGCATTCCCTATGATGTAATTAAAACCAGCATCGCGCTGTTTCTGAACGAGGTGCTCTACAAATCGGTTAAACAGCAAACGGACGACGAGGCGCTGTTCAATTTCATATTTTACGCCATAGAACTGCTGGATAATACCGACGATAACCTGGCCAACTTTCACCTGGTGTTTCTGCTCCGACTGAGCCGGCACCTGGGCTTCTACCCCGATAAAAATAAACCCGAAGGTGCCGACTACTTTGATCTGAAAAATGGCACGTTCAGTCGTTACAAGCCTGAGAGCTGGCTGTACCTGTCGCCGCCACATACCCAAAACTTTTACGATCTGCTGCAACTCAACTTTGAGAACTTAGGCAACATCCGCCTGAAAAATGACGAACGCCGCTACCTGCTGGATAAGCTGCTGGAGTATTATGCGCTGCACATTGAGGGGTTCGGTCACATCCGCTCGCACGAGGTGCTGGAAGAGATTTTAAGTTGA
- a CDS encoding YfiT family bacillithiol transferase encodes MLTDEQMRYPIGKFETPQTYTPQLIKEWIDVLRNLPAQMRAATARLTDAQLNTPYRKEGWTLRQVVHHVPDSHLSAMLRFKWALTEDNPTIKPYNETAFAQLPEYSLDIEPSLALLESLHGKLVILLENLTESDLERTYYHPESKTTAPLKQVIAMYAWHSRHHLAHITETVKKFA; translated from the coding sequence ATGCTTACCGACGAACAGATGCGCTACCCTATCGGGAAATTTGAAACGCCGCAAACCTATACACCTCAACTAATTAAAGAATGGATTGACGTACTGCGCAACCTGCCTGCCCAAATGCGTGCGGCTACCGCCAGATTAACTGACGCTCAGCTTAACACGCCTTACCGTAAAGAGGGGTGGACACTACGCCAGGTGGTCCATCACGTGCCAGACAGCCACCTCAGTGCAATGTTGCGTTTTAAATGGGCACTTACAGAAGATAATCCAACCATTAAACCGTATAATGAAACCGCCTTTGCGCAACTACCGGAGTATAGTTTAGACATAGAACCATCATTGGCCTTATTGGAAAGCCTACATGGTAAACTAGTAATCTTACTGGAAAATTTAACTGAATCTGATCTGGAGCGCACCTATTATCACCCTGAATCAAAAACTACTGCACCTTTAAAGCAGGTAATTGCTATGTATGCCTGGCACAGCCGCCATCACCTGGCGCATATTACCGAGACGGTGAAGAAGTTTGCGTGA
- a CDS encoding FAD-dependent oxidoreductase — protein MTKKLPVLLFILFFVATTFAETIKTNVLVVGGTASGTAAAVQSARSKVKTMLIEPGPWLGGEMTAGGMCILEGNKTMPSGVWGEFRSKVNEFYRHQPGFDTSATAPVRFEPFVGAAILKKLCDTVKNLTVKLKTPYTDVKKDGDGWEVTVTIDNKPVTIKAKVLVDATPWADLATKAGAVMTSGFDSRAETGEALAPEKALPLIEDVTWVAVVKDYGKTAHYLMPKPEDYDPSRYACLKGMDINKMLQGAKLPNSKYMIKWGECANSYGITVEDLSPEKREAFYKKLRLHTMGMIYFLQNEMGFKNIGIDDREFGSSDNLPYIPFIREYRRMTGDVRMTLNEIYTPYANNLYRTSIGVGDAGFGQHYEDPEAPKTNYPPLPAYTIPLGAIVCRNVTNLFVTEKGMSTTHLVNASTFYPSVQMTLGQGVGAAAAYCVFFEKTTKTLDVRTIQTEILDYHGMLYSFADVPVTDKYFRSLEQISATGLIKLVQETKGRTAQTLFKPDSVISTADVKPMLMDLYTRAFIWFGRNKPGEQFTVANLLSFICDQTLTDPKSFQMMMQNQWQDVYKFSKPFDMDRPCTRYEFAVLMNKYVNPFKTKVDVNGKVVN, from the coding sequence ATGACTAAAAAACTCCCGGTTCTGCTTTTTATCCTGTTTTTTGTTGCCACCACTTTTGCCGAAACCATTAAAACCAACGTTTTGGTTGTGGGCGGTACGGCCAGTGGCACGGCTGCTGCGGTACAAAGTGCACGCAGTAAGGTAAAGACGATGCTGATAGAACCTGGCCCTTGGTTGGGTGGTGAGATGACTGCCGGTGGTATGTGCATACTGGAGGGCAACAAAACGATGCCCTCGGGCGTGTGGGGCGAGTTTAGAAGCAAGGTTAACGAGTTTTACCGTCATCAACCCGGGTTTGATACCAGTGCAACTGCGCCCGTGCGCTTTGAGCCCTTTGTGGGAGCCGCCATATTAAAGAAGCTTTGTGATACGGTAAAAAACCTCACCGTAAAATTAAAAACGCCTTACACTGATGTAAAGAAAGATGGCGATGGCTGGGAAGTAACCGTTACCATCGATAACAAACCGGTAACTATAAAAGCCAAGGTATTGGTGGATGCCACCCCATGGGCAGATCTGGCCACTAAAGCCGGTGCGGTGATGACCAGCGGATTTGACAGTCGCGCGGAAACCGGCGAAGCCCTGGCCCCAGAAAAAGCGCTGCCGCTGATTGAAGACGTAACCTGGGTTGCCGTGGTAAAAGATTACGGCAAAACCGCCCACTACCTGATGCCTAAGCCCGAAGATTATGATCCTTCACGTTATGCCTGCCTGAAGGGTATGGATATTAACAAAATGCTGCAAGGTGCCAAACTGCCCAATAGCAAATACATGATTAAGTGGGGCGAGTGCGCCAATAGCTACGGCATAACGGTAGAAGATCTATCGCCAGAGAAGCGCGAGGCTTTCTATAAGAAGCTGCGCCTGCATACCATGGGCATGATCTATTTTTTGCAGAATGAGATGGGCTTTAAAAACATTGGGATTGATGACCGTGAGTTTGGATCGTCAGATAACTTGCCCTATATCCCATTTATTCGTGAGTATCGCCGCATGACCGGCGACGTACGCATGACACTGAATGAGATTTATACGCCATACGCTAACAACCTGTACCGTACCAGCATTGGCGTAGGCGACGCGGGCTTTGGTCAGCATTATGAAGATCCGGAAGCACCGAAGACGAATTACCCGCCGCTGCCGGCTTATACCATTCCGCTGGGGGCAATCGTTTGTCGCAACGTTACCAATTTATTTGTGACCGAGAAAGGCATGTCAACCACGCACCTGGTCAATGCCAGTACATTCTATCCGTCTGTACAAATGACGTTGGGGCAAGGTGTAGGTGCCGCCGCTGCCTATTGCGTATTTTTTGAAAAGACTACTAAAACGCTTGATGTGCGCACCATTCAAACCGAGATACTGGATTATCATGGGATGCTTTACTCTTTTGCCGATGTGCCCGTAACCGATAAATATTTCCGCTCGCTGGAGCAGATCAGCGCCACCGGATTAATTAAGCTGGTGCAGGAGACTAAGGGTCGCACGGCTCAAACTCTGTTTAAGCCGGACTCGGTAATCAGTACAGCAGATGTAAAACCTATGCTGATGGATCTGTACACCCGTGCCTTTATCTGGTTTGGTAGAAACAAGCCAGGGGAACAGTTTACCGTAGCCAATCTGTTATCCTTCATCTGCGACCAGACGCTTACTGACCCAAAATCATTCCAGATGATGATGCAAAATCAATGGCAGGACGTCTACAAATTCAGTAAGCCGTTTGATATGGATCGCCCCTGCACACGTTACGAGTTTGCGGTGCTGATGAACAAATACGTTAATCCGTTTAAAACTAAAGTTGACGTGAACGGTAAGGTAGTGAATTGA
- a CDS encoding fatty acid desaturase: MPGKVAHTGTFIALAVLGCWVAGTVVLMQWHFSFANPLVYLLVLVQMHLYTGLFITAHDAMHGTISPNKSVNNIIGYCCTFLYAAFWYPRLYVKHHQHHRHVHTTQDPDYYDGSFWRWYFQFMKNYLSIWQIIWMAVLFNILKIWIPQPNLLLFWVAPSLLSTLQLFYFGTYLPHRGEHDNVHQSRSQKRNHAWAFISCYFFGYHYEHHDSPDTPWWLLWRHPSKSPQRGDF, translated from the coding sequence ATGCCTGGCAAAGTTGCTCATACCGGTACTTTTATTGCTCTGGCGGTTTTAGGCTGTTGGGTGGCGGGTACCGTTGTGTTGATGCAATGGCATTTTAGCTTTGCCAATCCGCTGGTTTATTTGCTGGTGTTGGTGCAAATGCATTTGTATACGGGCCTGTTTATTACCGCGCATGATGCCATGCATGGCACCATCTCTCCCAACAAGTCTGTCAACAATATCATCGGTTACTGCTGTACGTTTTTGTATGCCGCGTTTTGGTACCCGCGATTGTATGTAAAGCACCATCAGCATCATCGACATGTGCATACCACACAGGATCCAGATTATTATGACGGCAGCTTTTGGCGCTGGTATTTCCAGTTCATGAAGAACTATCTTTCTATCTGGCAAATCATCTGGATGGCAGTGTTGTTCAATATTCTTAAAATATGGATCCCACAGCCCAACCTGCTTTTGTTTTGGGTGGCACCATCATTACTAAGCACGCTGCAACTGTTTTACTTCGGCACCTATCTGCCTCACCGTGGCGAGCATGATAACGTGCACCAATCGCGCAGCCAAAAACGCAATCACGCGTGGGCTTTTATATCCTGTTATTTCTTTGGGTACCATTATGAGCACCATGACTCGCCGGATACGCCGTGGTGGTTACTGTGGCGACACCCCTCTAAATCTCCTCAAAGGGGAGATTTTTGA
- a CDS encoding class I SAM-dependent rRNA methyltransferase has protein sequence MINVLLKKGKEKAVLQRHPWVFSGAIEKLKGNPANGDIVRLADIKGQFLAWGFYNDQSRVAVRLLEWDENTAVDDNWFRAKVKQAVDSRAHLLADKTTDTCRLIFSEADYLPGLIVDKYADYLSVQVLTSGMEKRMSVIIDELQKLLNPKGIFDKSDAGARAHEGMEASHGVLAGEAPPELVEVKENGITYGINIAEGQKSGFYCDQRDNRRILAGFAAGKSVLDCFCYTGGFTLNSLHQGAASVTSVDSSALAIDTLKKNIALNNLPADKHRAIQSDVNKQLRAFREARETFDVIVLDPPKYAPSRSALDRAARAYKDLNRLGMLLLNRGGLLATYSCSGAMDMEAFKQVLAWAALDAGKQVQFIYQFCQPEDHPVRSSFPEGEYLKGLLCRVF, from the coding sequence ATCATCAACGTATTGCTGAAGAAAGGCAAAGAAAAAGCCGTACTGCAACGCCATCCCTGGGTATTTTCAGGAGCGATAGAAAAACTGAAAGGTAACCCTGCCAATGGCGATATTGTGCGCCTGGCCGATATTAAAGGGCAGTTTCTGGCCTGGGGCTTTTATAATGATCAGTCGCGCGTGGCGGTACGTTTGCTGGAGTGGGACGAAAATACAGCGGTTGATGACAATTGGTTTCGTGCCAAAGTTAAGCAGGCGGTTGACAGCCGTGCCCATTTGCTGGCCGATAAAACCACCGATACCTGCCGATTGATTTTTAGCGAAGCCGATTACCTGCCCGGCCTCATTGTTGATAAATATGCCGATTACCTTTCGGTACAGGTGCTCACCTCGGGCATGGAAAAACGCATGAGCGTTATTATTGACGAACTGCAAAAGCTACTCAACCCGAAAGGCATTTTTGATAAAAGCGATGCCGGCGCCCGCGCCCACGAGGGTATGGAAGCATCGCACGGTGTATTGGCCGGTGAAGCCCCGCCCGAACTGGTGGAGGTAAAAGAGAATGGCATCACCTACGGCATCAACATTGCCGAGGGACAAAAATCAGGCTTTTATTGCGATCAGCGTGATAACCGCCGCATCCTGGCCGGCTTTGCCGCAGGCAAATCTGTGCTGGATTGTTTTTGCTATACCGGCGGCTTCACGCTGAATAGTTTGCACCAGGGGGCAGCATCAGTAACCAGCGTAGATAGCTCTGCCCTGGCCATTGATACATTGAAAAAGAACATCGCCCTCAATAACCTGCCTGCCGATAAACACCGCGCCATCCAATCAGACGTCAACAAACAACTCCGCGCCTTCCGCGAGGCTCGCGAAACGTTTGACGTTATTGTGCTCGACCCGCCTAAATATGCACCATCACGTTCGGCCTTAGACCGCGCTGCACGTGCTTATAAAGATTTGAACCGATTAGGCATGCTACTCCTTAACAGGGGTGGCCTGCTGGCTACCTACTCCTGCTCTGGCGCTATGGATATGGAGGCATTTAAACAGGTATTGGCCTGGGCCGCGTTGGACGCTGGCAAGCAGGTGCAGTTTATCTACCAGTTCTGCCAGCCAGAAGACCATCCGGTGCGCTCATCGTTCCCTGAAGGGGAGTATTTGAAGGGATTGTTGTGCCGGGTATTTTAA
- a CDS encoding VWA domain-containing protein, producing the protein MPLLFAITWGSVSGWWTPVCLLLGVLYAWLLYRNPVNLTRQMRNLLAVLRAVAVAIAAWLLVSPMIKAVNYEPQKPLVLIAQDNSSSIKDFRAQGFDPQQMEQQLSALKKDLGDDYDVRTFNFDGNLHDDFSTTYNGKQTDIAAAIHQLNDRFVNQNIGALVLATDGLYNHGADPQYEARNLKTSIYTIALGDTIARRDLLIANVNYNKTAFLGNDFEVEVLTAANQSKGEQMHLIITEDGRPIGSQQIAVTDNTFRKAVTLKLNADKKGVHKFTFSIAPIKNEISTQNNTETIYVEVLDARQKILLVYSAPHPDITAIKQAIESNQNYELKTLRADEVTAATKWNDYSLVICYQPTGTLAAQVAKTRVPVWYIAGTQTDLSTLNNSEKLLQINADRTDVQEVFAQPADGFALFTLADSTQQKLKLFPPLLAPFGSFKAAGGATVFMNQRIGNIVTKYPLLVFGDEGGRREAVLAAEGIWRWQLSEFQAYGSHHAVEDLFSQAVQYLTANAGQQRFRVYPAKAVFDEGENVLINAELYNDALELTNTPDVKINLQNDAGKNFSFLFSRAGQSYQLDAGVLPAGEYTYTATVKLGDKPQTARGQFTIKALNLETRQSTANHQLLYALAKQSGGQMLQPSQISELAKLIRKNENIKTVVYEDKRYSDLIDSKLVFFLILALLSVEWFLRKREGI; encoded by the coding sequence ATGCCATTATTATTTGCCATTACATGGGGCTCTGTTTCTGGTTGGTGGACGCCGGTCTGCCTGCTGTTGGGCGTGTTGTACGCCTGGTTGCTCTATCGTAACCCGGTAAACCTTACCCGGCAAATGCGCAATCTATTGGCCGTACTTCGAGCGGTAGCCGTTGCCATTGCGGCCTGGCTGCTGGTATCGCCCATGATTAAGGCCGTAAACTATGAGCCGCAAAAGCCGTTGGTGCTGATTGCGCAGGATAATTCATCATCCATCAAAGATTTCCGGGCGCAGGGCTTTGATCCGCAGCAAATGGAGCAGCAACTATCAGCCTTGAAAAAAGATTTGGGCGATGATTATGATGTACGTACGTTCAACTTTGACGGCAACCTACATGATGACTTCTCGACCACCTACAACGGCAAACAGACGGACATTGCCGCCGCCATCCATCAACTGAATGATCGTTTTGTGAACCAGAATATCGGTGCGCTGGTATTGGCAACCGATGGCCTTTATAATCACGGTGCCGACCCACAATACGAGGCGCGCAACCTTAAAACCAGTATTTACACCATTGCCCTTGGTGACACCATTGCCCGCCGCGATTTATTGATTGCCAACGTAAATTATAATAAAACCGCTTTTCTGGGGAATGATTTTGAGGTAGAAGTACTCACTGCCGCCAACCAAAGCAAGGGCGAGCAAATGCATTTGATTATTACTGAAGACGGTCGCCCTATTGGCAGCCAACAAATTGCAGTGACCGACAACACCTTTCGCAAGGCAGTAACCTTAAAATTGAATGCCGATAAAAAGGGCGTGCACAAATTCACTTTCAGCATTGCGCCGATAAAGAACGAAATTTCCACTCAAAACAACACCGAGACCATTTATGTGGAAGTGCTTGACGCCCGACAGAAGATTTTGCTGGTATACAGCGCACCACATCCTGATATCACGGCAATCAAACAGGCCATCGAGAGCAATCAGAACTACGAACTGAAAACCCTGCGTGCTGACGAGGTGACCGCTGCCACCAAATGGAACGACTATAGCCTGGTGATTTGCTACCAACCAACCGGAACACTGGCCGCACAGGTGGCTAAAACCCGCGTACCTGTTTGGTACATAGCCGGCACACAAACCGACCTCAGCACACTCAATAATTCAGAAAAGTTATTACAGATTAACGCTGATCGGACTGATGTACAAGAGGTTTTTGCCCAACCGGCTGATGGTTTTGCATTGTTCACCCTGGCCGACTCTACGCAGCAAAAGCTCAAGCTTTTCCCTCCGCTGCTGGCTCCTTTCGGCAGTTTTAAAGCTGCTGGTGGCGCTACGGTGTTTATGAACCAACGGATAGGCAACATCGTTACCAAATACCCGCTGCTGGTTTTTGGTGATGAGGGCGGTCGCCGCGAGGCAGTGCTGGCCGCCGAGGGTATCTGGCGCTGGCAGCTGTCAGAGTTTCAGGCCTACGGCAGTCACCATGCGGTGGAAGACCTGTTTAGTCAGGCGGTGCAGTATTTAACCGCCAATGCCGGTCAGCAGCGGTTCAGGGTGTATCCGGCTAAAGCGGTATTTGATGAGGGAGAGAATGTATTGATCAATGCAGAGCTTTACAATGATGCCCTTGAACTGACCAATACCCCTGACGTGAAAATCAACCTGCAAAATGATGCAGGCAAGAATTTCAGTTTTCTTTTCAGTCGCGCGGGGCAAAGCTATCAACTCGATGCGGGCGTACTTCCAGCTGGCGAGTATACTTATACTGCCACCGTAAAACTGGGCGATAAACCACAAACCGCCCGCGGACAGTTCACCATCAAAGCCCTTAACCTGGAAACCCGTCAAAGCACCGCCAATCATCAGTTGCTTTACGCGCTGGCCAAACAATCTGGCGGACAAATGCTGCAGCCATCGCAAATCAGCGAGCTGGCCAAACTCATCCGCAAGAATGAGAACATCAAAACGGTGGTTTATGAAGATAAACGCTACAGCGATTTGATTGACTCCAAACTGGTTTTCTTCCTGATACTGGCACTGCTGAGTGTAGAGTGGTTTTTGAGGAAAAGGGAAGGAATTTAA
- the ruvX gene encoding Holliday junction resolvase RuvX yields MPRIMAFDYGTKRIGIAVTDPLQIIATGLDTVHPNQIIEYLKKYMQAEPVERFIVGEPKQMDNTPSQSAQHVRGFVNLLKKTFPEIPIEMFDERFTSKMATAAILQSGAKKSQRQDKGLVDTVSATILLQGWMQKF; encoded by the coding sequence ATGCCCCGCATCATGGCCTTTGATTATGGCACCAAACGCATTGGTATTGCGGTGACCGACCCGCTGCAAATTATTGCTACCGGACTAGATACGGTGCACCCCAACCAGATCATCGAGTATCTGAAAAAATATATGCAAGCCGAACCTGTAGAACGTTTCATTGTTGGCGAGCCCAAGCAGATGGATAACACACCATCGCAATCGGCCCAACACGTGCGTGGCTTTGTGAACTTATTGAAAAAGACTTTCCCGGAGATTCCCATAGAAATGTTCGACGAACGTTTTACCTCTAAAATGGCCACCGCCGCCATACTGCAAAGCGGCGCCAAGAAAAGCCAGCGACAGGATAAAGGACTAGTGGATACCGTATCGGCCACGATTTTGCTGCAGGGCTGGATGCAGAAGTTTTGA
- a CDS encoding regulatory iron-sulfur-containing complex subunit RicT: MGCGSCSTGGGCTPAGCKSNGSCLTNGCSKLDVYDWLSHMDMPANYRPFQIIEIKFKGSRKDFYVNQDNLYLEAGELVAVETTTGGYDIGHVSLTGELVRMQMQKRHVKEADVTKKIYRKATPADVDKWKAAKGLEWETMHKARTLALNLNLSMKLSDVDYQGDKTKATFYYTAEGRVDFRELIKKMAEQFRIRIEMRQIGMRQEASRLGGIGSCGRELCCSTWLTDFKTVSTAAARYQNLSLNTLKLAGQCGKLKCCLNYELDTYMDALKHIPDNVNVLRTEKGDARLQKTDIFKRMMWFSFPQAESWIPLHINRVKEIQRMNKEGVLPPDLGEVQEEKPVVPAKVLDYENVVGQDSLTRLDERSRNKKKAKSKGKGGQPQQQQQGKPNNQQQNAQAKPEQQQNKQNNQGNRGGEGENQNQNRNRQNNQPKQQQQNRPKQQPNQQNNPNAQQQPKAERPQREPNVAAPAEGAPEAQGGGEGQSRNKRNNRNRGNRNKNRNNKEGGNTGNSSNETSQA; the protein is encoded by the coding sequence ATGGGATGTGGAAGTTGTTCTACAGGCGGTGGATGTACGCCTGCGGGCTGCAAAAGTAATGGCTCTTGCCTCACCAACGGCTGCAGTAAATTAGATGTTTACGACTGGCTGTCGCATATGGACATGCCGGCAAATTATAGGCCTTTCCAGATCATTGAAATAAAATTCAAAGGGTCGCGTAAGGATTTTTATGTCAATCAGGATAACCTTTACCTGGAAGCAGGCGAACTGGTGGCGGTAGAAACCACCACCGGCGGTTATGATATTGGCCACGTATCGCTCACCGGCGAACTTGTGCGTATGCAGATGCAGAAGCGCCACGTTAAAGAGGCCGATGTAACCAAAAAAATCTACCGCAAAGCAACACCTGCCGATGTAGATAAATGGAAAGCTGCCAAAGGCCTGGAGTGGGAAACCATGCACAAGGCCCGTACGCTGGCGCTCAATCTTAACCTGAGCATGAAGCTGAGCGATGTGGATTACCAGGGCGATAAAACCAAAGCTACTTTTTATTACACTGCCGAAGGCCGTGTTGATTTTCGTGAGCTGATCAAGAAGATGGCCGAGCAATTTCGTATCCGTATTGAGATGCGCCAGATTGGTATGCGCCAGGAGGCCAGCCGCTTGGGTGGCATTGGCTCGTGCGGGCGTGAGTTATGCTGCTCTACCTGGTTGACTGATTTTAAGACCGTATCTACCGCTGCTGCACGTTACCAGAACCTGTCGTTAAATACCCTTAAACTGGCCGGACAGTGCGGTAAGCTAAAATGCTGCCTTAACTACGAGCTGGATACCTATATGGATGCCCTGAAACACATCCCGGATAACGTTAATGTGTTGAGGACTGAAAAAGGCGATGCCCGTCTGCAAAAAACCGACATTTTTAAACGCATGATGTGGTTCAGCTTCCCGCAGGCCGAGAGCTGGATACCGCTGCATATTAACCGCGTAAAAGAAATTCAGCGGATGAACAAGGAGGGCGTATTACCGCCAGACCTTGGCGAGGTGCAGGAAGAAAAACCGGTAGTGCCGGCCAAAGTACTCGATTACGAGAACGTAGTTGGTCAAGACAGCCTTACCCGTTTAGACGAGCGCAGTCGTAATAAAAAGAAAGCCAAGAGCAAAGGCAAAGGTGGCCAGCCGCAGCAACAGCAGCAAGGCAAGCCAAATAATCAGCAGCAAAATGCGCAGGCCAAACCTGAGCAGCAGCAGAATAAACAAAACAACCAGGGCAACCGCGGCGGCGAGGGCGAGAATCAAAATCAGAACCGCAACAGGCAAAACAATCAGCCCAAACAGCAGCAGCAAAACAGGCCAAAACAACAGCCTAACCAGCAAAATAACCCGAACGCCCAGCAGCAACCTAAAGCCGAGCGCCCACAGCGCGAGCCAAACGTAGCAGCTCCGGCAGAAGGTGCTCCAGAGGCGCAGGGCGGCGGTGAAGGTCAGAGCCGTAACAAGCGTAATAACCGTAACCGCGGCAACAGAAATAAAAACCGTAATAATAAAGAGGGCGGCAACACCGGTAACAGCAGCAATGAAACTAGCCAGGCTTAA
- a CDS encoding gliding motility lipoprotein GldH, which produces MKLARLKFILPALLLFMLMTAACNDPNRVMDDNTEIASRNWSYANQIRFEPIIDDPSAAYNLYFNVRVTGDYKYSNLYVLLHTSGPNMKSGVMRYQLKLANAEGAWLGSGTGNLYSFRIPFKTNYHFPAKGTYHFAIEQNMRDNPLREVSDVGLRIEKAK; this is translated from the coding sequence ATGAAACTAGCCAGGCTTAAATTTATTTTACCCGCGCTGTTATTATTTATGCTGATGACGGCCGCCTGTAACGACCCTAACCGGGTGATGGATGACAACACAGAGATTGCCAGCCGCAATTGGTCATACGCCAACCAAATCCGGTTTGAGCCAATTATTGATGATCCGTCTGCGGCTTATAACCTTTACTTTAACGTCCGTGTAACGGGCGATTATAAATATTCCAACCTTTACGTGTTGCTGCATACCTCGGGCCCTAACATGAAGTCTGGCGTAATGCGCTATCAGCTCAAGCTGGCTAACGCCGAAGGCGCCTGGCTGGGTAGCGGCACAGGCAACCTGTACAGCTTCCGTATTCCTTTTAAAACCAACTATCATTTCCCGGCCAAGGGCACTTACCATTTCGCTATTGAGCAGAACATGCGCGATAACCCGCTGCGCGAAGTAAGTGACGTTGGGTTGAGGATAGAGAAGGCTAAGTAA